CCTCCCTGCTGGGATGAAGgagcccagctgctgtcccctccctgcgTGGGGCTGTCACTGACCCATGCTGGGCACCCTGTGGAGTTGTGGAGGTCCTGCCCTTGAGCAACCCACCCCAGCTGGTGGCTTCCACTCCCATGTCCCCCCTGCACTCCCCTGTTATTCAGGTGACATCAGCCAGGTCACTGCAGGGGCCAGATGTGATGGGCGGTTCCCAtggtcccctgtccctctctgtgaTGCGGGGCAGAGGGAGATGCCAGCCCCCACGGCTGGACtggggggagtggggaggggaaggggctggaggggtggGGGGCCCGGTGGGTTGGTGGCCGAGCTCTCCATGTACCGGTGGTTTCTATTGCCGCGAGCACGGGCAATAAAGGCAGCCGTGCACAGGTGATGGTGTGGTGATAATCGGGGACGTCATGGGTGACAGCCCTGCCCGGCTGTGGGGGTGGCTCTCGCTGGTGCTGGGCCCCGTCTGGGGAGGGGGGCGAGGAGTGGCGGGGCTGGGTCTGTCCAACTCCACGCGTGTTCCCCACTCGTGTCTACCCAAGGAATGCCCTCGCATCTCCACAACACATGCCCGGGGGGTGGTGTGTGGGTGATGCCGCGCTCGTCGCCCTCCCCGCGCTTTTCCCGCGTGTCCACGCGCGCCCGCGGTCACGCGtgtccccccccctccccaccgcGGCCAAGCCACCCCCTCCCATTGGCAGCGGCCGCGCGCTTCCCGCCCTCGCCGTGACGTCAGCGCTGTCCGGCGGCGCCGCGCCGGGAGGAGTCGCCGCTGCTCCGCCGCGgggcccggggccggggccgtcGGTAagggcgggccggggcgggggcggcgtGCCCACGCGCGGAGGTCACGCGTGACACCGAATAGCGGCGGCGGAGCTGCGCATCACCCGCGCCACGCAGCTCTGCTCCCACGCGTGTCCCGCCCGGCGCGGCTGTGCCAGCTGGCGGGCGTGGGGAATGGCGGTGGGGACCCCCCCTGCACCTACGCGTGTGTCTGGAGCCCTCCTgctgcccgcccgccccgcaccCGCCCCATGGGCGGGCATCGGGGGGGTCCCAGCATGGTTCCCCACTGGGGCAATCTGCGCCAAAACTCCCTGCGTCGACACAGCTTGTTCCCATCACCCCGCGGTGACAACCACCTCCCCGTAGCACCCtgtcacccccgtgtccccgtgccATCCCACCACGCTGACAGCCTGTCCCCACTGGTATCACAGGTGGGAGTGGGTGGCCCCACGGGGCACCATGCCGCTGGGGCAGGATGGGCCCAGCTGGAAGAAGAGGATCGAGGATATTCAGCGGATCTATGATTTCCGAGATGTCCTGGGCACGTGAGTTGCAGACTGGGGTGACAACCAGTGACAGCCTACCTGTAGTGATGGGTCTGGCCCCTCAGGCTTTGCCCAGCCTGCCATGTGGAACCAGCTCAAACGCTGGCCCAAGGTGGGAATTGCATATGAGGGGACATGCTTGGGGCACAGGTGCCACCTCCCTCTGGCGCTGGCTggttccctgtgctgtgctgagggtACCTGTGGGTGGTCCCCTGGCTGACAGAGGggctcctggcagtgcccatggcACTGTAAGGCTCTTAGGCTGGATTAGCAGGTTAATTACGTCAAGATTtagggcacagcacagcacagacacactgCCTGTCACTCCTGTCTCTTCCCCATCTGGGCACTGCCAACGGGTCTGGCTGGCTCCTGGATTGCCCTGGGTGTTACAGGATGGCACAGCAGAGGGCTACTGCAACCCACatgggggctcagccccagcacagctcgATCTTGGCAACACCACAGCCTTATCCTACCTGATAAGGGGATGGTGCAGCCACACCAGGAGGGCGGAGAGTGCCAGGCATCCTATCCCTGGCAGAATCCATGTCCGGCCATTCCAGCGGGCCGCTCCTGCTTGCTTTTCTCCTATAAATAGCTGGACTTTCTGCCTGTCGCCATGACAATCATGGCATGGCGGCAttggcagctctggctggtgGCCCCCGTGCCCTGCTCATCCCTCATCCCCCTCCAGGGGGGCCTTCTCCGAGGTGGTCCTGGCGGAGGAGAAGACGACGCGGAAGCTCGTGGCCATCAAGTGCATTGCCAAGAAGGCACTGGAGGGAAAGGAGACCAGCATTGAGAACGAGATTGCCGTCCTCCACAAGTAGGGGCCgtcccagtgccagggtgggggtttcactctgtgtccccccacATCCGGCACAGCcccccactgccagcactcaTTGCCGCGTGTTTTTGCTGTGCCCAAAATAGCCAGCAGCGCGTGAtgacctgcagtgcagagcctggctgctccctgtcccctgggggctgggctgggggcagcccGGTGCCCTCTCACCACCCCTCTGTGCTTCCTCCCACAGAATCAAGCATCCCAATATTGTGGCCTTGGATGATATCTACGAGAGTGGCACCCACCTCTACCTCATCATGCAGCTGTGAGTGACGTTGTGGGGCTCCAGAGGGGTGGGGGGGCCGTGCTGACcagtgctgcccatccctgcagggtctCGGGGGGGGAACTCTTTGACCGCATTGTGGAGAAGGGCTTCTACACTGAGCGGGATGCCAGCGCCCTGATCCGGCAGATCCTCGATGCTGTCAAATACCTGCATGACATGGGTATCGTCCACCGTGACCTGAAGGTGAGCGGTTGAGGGGGGACATGCACAGCACAGTCGTGGTGGCAGGACGAGACCCCAGGGTCActcctccctcttctctcctctccttgaAGCCCGAGAACCTGCTCTATTACAGCATGGATGAGGACTCCAAGATCATGATCAGTGACTTCGGGCTGTCGAAGATCGAGGGCTGTGGCAGTGTCATGTCCACAGCCTGCGGTACCCCTGGCTATGTGGGTGAGCGCCTACCATGGGCTGCCACCACCCTAGGTGTGGGGTTGGGATCCCCCCACAGGTTGGGGTCCCCCCTCACTGCTGCCatccccccccagcccctgaggTGCTAGCACAGAAGCCCTACAGCAAAGCAGTGGATTGCTGGTCCATCGGAGTCATCGCCTACATCCTGTATGTAttccccctcccagtcccttcccctCTTGGGGGCCTCACACCTTGGGGTTGCCTGGGACCAGCAGCCCCCTCCCGACTGCCTCTGTAGGCTCTGTGGTTACCCTCCTTTCTATGATGAGAATGATGCCAAGCTCTTTGAGCAGATCCTGCAGGCCGAGTACGAGTTCGACTCACCTTACTGGGATGATATCTCGGACTCAGGTGAGCTGGGACCACCAGGACTGTGGGGCCtgtgagcctggcacagcttcacAGTACCCAGAGGAATGATGGATGCAGGCattcagagctgctccatgctctCTCCCAGCCAAGGACTTTATCCAGCACCTAATGGAGAAGGACCCTGGCAAGCGATTCACCTGTGAGCaagccctgcagcatccctggtaATGGGGAGACCTTTCGCTGTCTTCCCCCCTCTCCAGCTCACCCCACAGCAACCATAAGATAGAGGGCCCCTGCTGACTTCTATCTTGCTCCAGGATTGCTGGAGACACAGCCCTGGACAAGAACATCCACCAGTCAGTGAGTGAGCAGATCAAGAAGAATTTCGCAAAGAGCAAGTGGAAGGTGAGTgtggggtgctggtgggtgttAGGGGGTGCAGCAGCGCCTCAGGCACCCTATACCAGCTGACAGACACTGTGGGGTCAGTAGCAAGCTTTCAATGCCACGGCGGTGGTGAGACACatgaggaagctgcagctgggaaccaGCCAGGACGTCCCTGGGCAGGCAACTCCCACCAGCCCTGGCGAACGATTAATTGGGGGGACCAGCAATGGTGAGCCCTGAACCCCCTATCCCCATCCCACACCCCTCGAGGCTGCCACCAGCATCTCACCTTGCTCCTCCCTGCAGGGTCAGAGTGTGGGCGCCTACCCACAAACAGAGCTCAGCGTCTCCCACCAGACTGAGCACGGCCCCACACAGCTGCCTCTAAGTGGGCCCAGGGGAATGCAGTCCCCCATGGGCACCATGTGGGGTGGGGGGGCtctgcagtgcaggagcaggggagatAGGGTGGAGGCACCCTGCTCAGCTTGTCCTGGTTACGTGGCGCTGCCCCCACTGCAGCCTCACAGCAGAGTTCTGCATTGGGGCAGGAGCACATCACAGAGCCCTCCAGCTTGGGGCTTTGTCCTGGGCCCCTTCCCAtaccccttccctccctccacgcctggcctggctctgtcccACACCCCCAACCCCAGCATGTTCAAGGACAATTTTCCAAATGGATGTTTCTATTTTATTGCTTGTAATAAAGGCAAGAGGTCAaaggtgcttggctcagctctgcactgagggagctggacacagccctgaccCCACCAGCttcactgcccagggcagcagcttcCCCCATGCACACAGtgggcaggggagaggcagcTGCCCACACCCCTCCatccagggctggcagcagctgcagtgtccCACTCAAGTCACTGTTCCTCCTGGGGTGTCTCCCAGGCCTGATGCTAGCTGCTGGCTGGCTTCTGGCCCTTGCGGAGGTCGGCACAGAACAGGACCTGGAGTGGGGAGATAATGGGGTAGGCATGGCTGGAGTGGGGGGCAAGGGTGCCAGGAAGGGGGGTACTCACTGCCTGCGCCCAGCCAGCACGAGGGCCCCACAGCCCCCGGAAGAAGTCACCTGTGGAGAGAGGGTGAACACCAGTGTGGGGGTACACTTGCACCATCCACCATCCCTGAGGGTCCCACGTaggatccagccctgccctcaccGATCTCCTGGTAGGCCCGGGGGGTGAGGCTCTTGCCGCCCAGTGCCACACCATAGCGCTGCCGTGCGATGTGCCAGACGTGGGTGTCCACCGGCACCGCCTCCGCCTTGTCCAGGGCAAGCAGGCAGACACAGTCGGCTACCTGCGACCAGCAGCACCCAGTGAGCCCCCAGTGCTGGTGTctgctcccattcccatccttgTCCTGGCACCCACCTTGGCACCCACACCAGGCAGGGCACACAGCACCCTCCTGGCCTCGGCGTAGGGCGCGGCGcggagctggcacagcccctcgGGGCCGAGCCCCTCGGCGATGGCCCGAGCACTGCCGCTGACAAACTTGGCCCGGTACCCAAAGCCCAGCGCCCGCAGCCGGGCCTCGGCATCAGCgcctgctggggcacagcagaaGAGCGTGAGTGGGCACAGACGAGGCCATGGCAAGGTGACAGAGGCAGCAACAGGGTGGTGCTGGACCTGTGAGTGCCGAGAGGGATGGGAAGGCATGGAAGGGCCGGGAATCGAGGCAGCAGAGGCGGCGGCCGAAGGCCTGGCAGAGGCGCTCGATCATGGCAGTGATGCGGGAAATGTGGTTGTTGGAGGTGCAGATGAAGGAGAAGAGGCACTCGACGGGGTCCTGTCGCAGCACCCGCACCCCTGCAGGCAGGATGTGGTGAGGGGACGCCGGGCAGGTGCTGTGGCCATTCCTTGTAGCTCCGTGGGGCCACCTCACCTGGGAAGTCCTTGGCAACCTTGCGGAACAGGGGGTCGGCCGCCCCCCAGGCACGGTACAGGGCCGACAGCCCCACATCCAGCTGGAAGTAGTCACGCAGGATCCGGTCCGTCTCTGTGGTGTCCAGCTTCGCTGCTTTGGCGGGGCACCCGTCCCGCTCCTCCTCGTGCTCATCCTCCTCGCCGTACACCGTGTACCAGAGCCGATCCCCGTCCTGCCGTAGGGTCCAGACTCGGCTCCCCAGCACACCCGTCCAGGCCCCCGGGCTGCTCTCCCACCACCTGCCGCACACGGGGGGGTCGGGGCCGGCTCGGACGCGCCAAGCCGGGCCGGGGGACACCCGAGACCGCCGGGCTGGCTCACCGGAAGCTCTGTCCCGAGGAGAGCACCAGGTCCAGGCGCAGCTCGGCCGGTGGGCACGGCAGGCAGCGCCACAGAGACGGGCAAGCGGCCGGGGCGTCCCGCAGCTTCATGGGGGTCGGGGAGCAAATGCGCGCCCCTGCACACGGGGTCAAGGCAGCGCCCAGCGCGCGCCCcggctgccccacagccccggcccggctccaCACCTCCCCACAAccccccgggccggccctacaCCTCCTCCCCGGCCCCGGCACCTCCCACCATAGAGAACCCCGCGCGGGCGGAGCGCCCGCCGCTGCCCGCCCCAGTTCCGCTCGCGGCCGGAAGCGAGGCCGGCGCCGCCGCACATGTCCGCCCCGCTCCTgctcccgctcccgctccctctccctctccctctccctctccctctcccgctccctctccctctccctccccgcccgcagCGGCCGCGGCTCCGCAGCGGAGGTTTATTTTCTAAGAatcaatagatttttttttcttccttcaaaataaatacaaacaacGTCCGAGCGCGGGGCCGGCCAGGGGCTGGGCCCAGGGGTGGGGGGCAGCACGGGGTGCGGGGCGCGAGGGGCCGCCCtggggcgcggcggcggccagaacagcatcccagggagcGGCGGGCTGGGGGAGCGGGCACCGGGAACGGGAGGGGGGAGGCACGGGGGACCGGCCCCACCCCTCCCGGTTCCCCTGGCCCCCCGTGAGTGCAGGCCAGCTGCACGGGGTGGGGGTCACCGAGCCCCGTTTGCCCTGAGATTCGGCAGGGGAGTGCCGGCGGCACCGGCTCAGTCGCTCTCACTGGAGTCGCTGCTCTGCTCGCCCTGCACCTTATTGCGGTGCTGCATGGCGCGGTGGTAGGCGATCTGCACCGACTTGCGGATGTTGGACTTGCGGCCCTCCAGCATCTTCTCTTTGTCCAGGTCCTGGTTCACCCCCAGAGGCACCAGCTTTGTCCGGGGCAACCACTGCCTGCGGAGAGCGGGGGGCCACCTCGTTTGAGGGTTACAATCGTCtctggggacccccccccaaagCCCTCGGCACCCTGGCCTTACCAAGTGCGCTTGTTGTCAAAGAAGAGGACAAGGTAGAGGTGCTCGCGTGCTTCCTGAGTCATCTGCTCCCCCAGCTTCAGCACCTCCAAGGGGGgcacggggatggggacaccatggTGGAACATGCCTTCCCGCGGCATCTTGGGGTCAATGATCTGCAAAAAAGAGCAGGGGAGGGCTGAGAGGAGAACAGGGACCCAAAGAGCCagtctgcagggaggggacatgTATTTGAGAGACCCTGATGACAGGCAGTACTCACCAATGCAGGGTAGGAGGGGTAACCTCGGCACTTAGCCCACACCAGGTCCAGGGCATCCAGGGAAGAATCCTCATCCTCAGACAGCCACCCTGCACCACGCCCCATGCCCTTACGCACCACTGtacaggaggagaagggagtcAGTTGTGTTCCCCCAGGTGATGGTGCAAGCCAGGCACACGGCTGCACAGCCACAGTACTTACTGCCGTGCCCCACACCTCGTCCCGTGCCCACGGAGTAGGACTCGTTCTCTGTCCCTGATGTGTCCTCACTGCTGTCCTCTGGGAAGTTCACTCGGGAGAAGGAGGgcttccctctgccctgcttgGAGGGTGTTGTGCTGTGGAGACAAGGAGCAGAGCCATCAGCAGGAGTCTCATTAAGCTTCCAGAAACTGTTTTCCAGAGGGCCAGGCTGGTAGGATACCAGGGCTTGTGGTCTCCAGCTGCCAGCCTTGGGAAGGACTTGGCAGGGGTACCAGGCAGAAAGGTGGGATGGTGCTTCTGCCAGGGTGCAAGCCAGACCCTCACTCGCTTCTGCCTGGGAGGACCAGAAGATGTCTGCTGATCCAAATTAGAGGCGCAGGTGGGAACCTGCTGGTGCCAGCTGCTGGAAGGGCCAATGACAGAGCAGCCATTCATGCTTCCTACTACCCCTTTGCTGCACACTTGCACCTTTAggttttacattaaaaaaggCACAAACCCCACAGACTTCTACGAATtagcagctgagctgcaggatgaaCGAGATGGGGAGCACCAAATAGGGTGCTTGTCCAGAAATTCAAGGCTGAGAGCTGCTCACTGTCACCCTGGGTAGCACCactgtcagcagagctgggccaggggcAGTACCTGGTGCGGTCTgaggcagcgctgctgctgctgctgctgctggactcCGAGTCAGAGCTGCTCCGGGGAAGATTGCAGTCATTGCGGTACACCAGGAAGCTCTTCTTCACGGGCTGGTTCCCGCTGCTGAAACCGTTGGCTGGCAGGTCTGAAAAACACCCCAACAAAGAGCATTACCACTGCACCAGAGGCTGCCACGTGCTGCTAGTGGGGCCACAGCTGCCCAGCTGCACCCACCCATGGTAGCATCCTCCGTGGACTTGTCACTGTCGCTGTccgagctggagctggggcgTGGGCTTCGCCCCCGCTTCCTCTGCCGCTGGGAGGACCCCATTATTGGCAGCTGGGGGGGGCCAATGGGGCTGCTCCCATGCCCAGGAGTGATCTGGCTGTCTCGATTCTTGGGAGGGCGTCCTGGACGTTTTGGAGGGCCTGCAGTTTTAGGGTTCTTCTTGGAGAAGAGCACAGAGGTCCTCCTGCCAACTTCATGTGCTGGGGTGGAAGAAGAATTGGGACCCAGACCTGGAAGAGGGAGAAGGTGTCAGCTGCAGCCCTGATGGTAGGGACTGCAGGGCAGTGGTGTCAAGACACAGCTTAGTTTCTGGGGAACATTATCTCAGAAGATCCTCCCTCACTCCAGGAAGAACCTGCTTTTCCCAGTGATGAGGGGACAGGACTGGGATGCAGAGGTGGCAACCCCCCAGTGACACATGGTAGCTCTGGAGCTTTTGCTGTGCtccccacagagctcagctcagcatcTCCATCcagagagctggcagctggCCTGTTTTCCTCGACTGACAAGGAGATGAATTCACCAGGTGAGGGCTGACCACAGCTGTGAACGCCAGTGACCTGCCAACCCTCCAAAGGGGCAAACACACACCAGGCTGTGGCTGTTTCAGACACAGAACGTGGCCTCCTTCATCCAATCCCTCCTGcttggctggcacagctcactaCAAACTATCCAGTGAGCATGTTGGGAGGGAGCTTGGGGAAGCACAAACATCATACTCGGGACCTACCCCTAAGAGAGGCACTACAGGAAAGGaggagtccctgcaggggcatGTGGGATAAGGGACTGTCCCACAAGAGGACACCTGCCTCATTCCCATGGAGGAGTAGAGAGCGAGGTGTGTGTGGGGAGCTGCCCACACAGCCCTCCTGTCTCAGGAGGCACCTGCCAGGGCAGCCTCTCCCCAGACATGCCTGTCCAGAGGCAGCTCTCTCCATGGCTCCCCAGACTGGCAGTTCTGGAGGGAGCATTACCTTTGCCagtctcctggctgctgctctcctccgCAGCACTGTCTGTCTGCAGGTCCTTCTCGCAGGGGTTGTGGGACTGCAGGACTCCcctggcagaggagctgtgccgctccagcccctcccggCTCAGGTCTCGTGGGTGTGCGAGCTTCCGCCGTAGGACTGTGATCTCCTTCTTGATCATCTTGGCCCGGCGGGACCGTCCTATGCTCTGCTTGCCAGCGTTGACCTCATCCAGCCGCTCCAGCAGGATCTTTAGCTGCTCCTCCAAGGGCAGGTGCTTCTGAttctctgagagcagcagccgCACATCTTCTGGGGAAACAAAGAGGAGCAGAtggatgaaaaaaatcagggacTCATTGGAGCTCCTCTACCTGATTGGGCATGAGGCAACCatgcaggagaggagctgaCATGGCACCAAACACCTGTGAACTCTTTAGGGAAGTTACTCTCAAAGACCAAGAGAAGGAGCCCTGTGAGAAGCCAGCCAGCTGGGACTACTGGTGGCTGATCAGCAGCGTGGAGAATACCAGGGTTCACATTATCTGGAACAAGGAtgcaacagaaagaaagaaaggacaCACAGGCAAACCACTGCCTAGAACCAACCTAACAGGGCTGATAAATATCTGGCTAGCAAAACCACCAGCTGTCTAGGGAGTGGGGACACACAGCCCATCATTCAACTTAACCTCCCAGAAGAGGCAGATCAGACTCTTGGTTGCCTTGACTCTGCCCAGGCTTTACCTCTGAGAAGCCTTCGTACCCCAGAACACAGAACAAGTACCCACCATCCTCAAGGTCTTGGATCTGAGCCTCTTCCACAGTTACACAGTGGGGGAAGTGCATGCCTGTCTCAAAGTCAATGCCCATCTTCTCTGCCTGCCGGCGAGCCTGCCGGAGCacagcacctccctgctcccGCAGACGGATGGCTGCCCGGTAGAAGATCGTGTCTTTGGCATTGTATTTCAAACAGTTGTTAATAATCAGGTTGAAATCCTCTTCAAAGTCGTCGAAATTCAGATAGCGATAGGCTTCTAGATTTTGTTTCATTGTCTGAAAATCCATTGGCTTCTTGATGTGATCCAGGTAGTCTGGGACCTGCATGAGGAAAGAGCCAGAGTTAAGAGCCCAGGAACCACAGTTAGCAGTACCTGCTCCAAGAAAACAGTTGTTAGAGGAATCAGGTATcactccctgtgctctgcccaaATGCACATCGGGGAATGCCGTCTGCTTTTGCAGCTTGAGGAACAGCAACGCCTCCGGACTAGGAAGCCCATGTGCTGTGCTCAACCTGTTAGAGCGGATATGCACTCCGAAGCATTTTTATGGCTCCAGCACACAAGCCAGCATCCTGTCCTCAactcctgcctgcaggcagtAGGGATCCAGTATGCAACACATTATTCCCTGGAGAGGGAGCTGCAAGTGCAGCCCCAGGGGTGACAGTAAGTGCAGAAAGGTAAAACAGAGCCTTCCAGgtggcagcactggctgcaggtGAAATGGTGCAGCCTTCCTCCCCATCTGCTAAGATGCCTCCATGCTGACCTGCTGCCAGAAGCTTGCAGAGATGATGTGGACTTTCACCATATTTCCAGGCAGCGACTCAGTGACAGCCTCAGGAATTAtctcccctgcctgcagcagtggcagtctAAGGGTCAAACccatctctgtgctgtgctcagtcATCTAGCAGAGGCCTTCACAAGAGGACAGGTAAGAACATGCCAACTGCTGAGGGCTGGCACTTTGCATTTCCCAGTGAGAATCCTCAACTACTCACAGACCCTGGAGTGTCACCAgtaacacacacagaggaagAGCCAagtgctgtgccccagctgtcACCAGCTCAGCTGTTCTGCATTCGGCTCACCCAGGAGGGGCACTGCTCCACACCCCCCTTCGGTGAGTGAGTGGTGCTGGGATGCATGAGccagcaccaggctgctcaaggATATTCTGGACCAGAGCacaccctgggcagcccttgGCACGAGCAAGGGACAAGTTTGAGTGAAGTAGAAATCTGGGGAGGGGGTTCTTACTTCGTAGATTTCTGTTACCTCAGACAGAGGGACCGGCTCACTGAAGATGTTGCCTGTGTCTTTCTCCTGCAGCTGTTCAAGCGTCTTAcggaggaggatgaggaagggggTCAGCTGCATTTCCAATGCCACCTGCTGCACTTTGATCTGAAACAAaggaacagagcagggctgaatCCCTGGCACCAGCCAGGCGGTGGGGActgtctgcagggagcagcagtgcagccctgcaggacagcaacccctctcctctccttgctgAGGGGCAGAGACTGCCTCTCACCCCCATTTCTGGGGAGCAGAGGTGTAacaccagctccagcacctgtgCATCCCACCTGTGCCTTGCAGAGCAGCCACCTTTGCTCGGAGCCATCGGAGCAGGGTGCAGCACAGCCGAGGGGACCCCGGCACACCTACAGCACTCTAAGGAGCCCCAGCTGATGCCCACCCCAGCGGCTCCCCAAGGAGGGGCAATCGTTACCGTCTCTCTCTTGAGCTTCTCCCGCTTGCGTATCAGCTCCACCAGCAAGCGCGCGCGCTCGAGGTCATGGCGCAGGCGCTGCCATGACTTCAGCTGTTCCTTCAGGGCCCAGTTCTTATCCTCAGTGTCTCTCTGTGGGAACATCAGACCATAAGCTAATAGAAGATGTGCTCCTTTCTCCAGCTTCCTGAATGTGTGCAGGGGCTCTTCCCTGGCAAAGAGAACCAGCATGCATGACCTGCTGGTGCAGCAAAGGTCACAGCTCCTTTCTTGTAACCTAGGCAGGTGATTCAGTCTCACCTCTCACGAGAGCTAAATACCTGCCCCTTGGTCACCAAGCCCTTAGGATGTCAGGAGGTGCACATCCTGAACTTCTGGAAATATTGCTCCTAACATGACCGACTGactgcctgcagctgcccaaGAGGTCTGTGCCGCTGCTCACAGCTCCAACAAAGTGCAACAGGTCAAAAAGAGAACACAGCTCTGGTTGCTTTCTTTTCTGGAGcaccaaaaaattttaaacttttatccTGCCATAGCCAAATGAGCAGAAGCAGTCTCAACTCTTCTCCAGCACAAATAATAAGAACAGACAAAGGCAGGAGAAACCCCTGCCCAGTCACAGTCATCAAAGGCCTCAGAAAGAAAGATTTACAGCTCAGATGGGGagccagaagaaaaatcttcctcTCTGGCAGCAGACTTCACATCTGTGAAGTGCTGACTATGGCCTGGAAGCAGCACCCGGAGGGAACACTCCTGGACCACTATCAGAAACTGGAAGCAAGGCCTTGGTTTGTTCCAGACTGTTCCTGGAGATCCCCGGCCATTTCTCTGAACACTGCCCAACACAGCAGCCTCATACTAGAGCCATTTCTGACAGGTCTGCCATTGCCACT
This genomic interval from Catharus ustulatus isolate bCatUst1 chromosome 13, bCatUst1.pri.v2, whole genome shotgun sequence contains the following:
- the CAMK1 gene encoding calcium/calmodulin-dependent protein kinase type 1 translates to MPLGQDGPSWKKRIEDIQRIYDFRDVLGTGAFSEVVLAEEKTTRKLVAIKCIAKKALEGKETSIENEIAVLHKIKHPNIVALDDIYESGTHLYLIMQLVSGGELFDRIVEKGFYTERDASALIRQILDAVKYLHDMGIVHRDLKPENLLYYSMDEDSKIMISDFGLSKIEGCGSVMSTACGTPGYVAPEVLAQKPYSKAVDCWSIGVIAYILLCGYPPFYDENDAKLFEQILQAEYEFDSPYWDDISDSAKDFIQHLMEKDPGKRFTCEQALQHPWIAGDTALDKNIHQSVSEQIKKNFAKSKWKQAFNATAVVRHMRKLQLGTSQDVPGQATPTSPGERLIGGTSNGSECGRLPTNRAQRLPPD
- the OGG1 gene encoding N-glycosylase/DNA lyase isoform X2 is translated as MKLRDAPAACPSLWRCLPCPPAELRLDLVLSSGQSFRWWESSPGAWTGVLGSRVWTLRQDGDRLWYTVYGEEDEHEEERDGCPAKAAKLDTTETDRILRDYFQLDVGLSALYRAWGAADPLFRKVAKDFPGVRVLRQDPVECLFSFICTSNNHISRITAMIERLCQAFGRRLCCLDSRPFHAFPSLSALTGADAEARLRALGFGYRAKFVSGSARAIAEGLGPEGLCQLRAAPYAEARRVLCALPGVGAKVADCVCLLALDKAEAVPVDTHVWHIARQRYGVALGGKSLTPRAYQEIGDFFRGLWGPRAGWAQAVLFCADLRKGQKPASS
- the OGG1 gene encoding N-glycosylase/DNA lyase isoform X1 — translated: MKLRDAPAACPSLWRCLPCPPAELRLDLVLSSGQSFRWWESSPGAWTGVLGSRVWTLRQDGDRLWYTVYGEEDEHEEERDGCPAKAAKLDTTETDRILRDYFQLDVGLSALYRAWGAADPLFRKVAKDFPGVRVLRQDPVECLFSFICTSNNHISRITAMIERLCQAFGRRLCCLDSRPFHAFPSLSALTGADAEARLRALGFGYRAKFVSGSARAIAEGLGPEGLCQLRAAPYAEARRVLCALPGVGAKVADCVCLLALDKAEAVPVDTHVWHIARQRYGVALGGKSLTPRAYQEIGDFFRGLWGPRAGWAQAVSTPLPGTLAPHSSHAYPIISPLQVLFCADLRKGQKPASS